A single Paenibacillus sp. FSL R5-0517 DNA region contains:
- a CDS encoding glycoside hydrolase family 32 protein — MNQERYEKQEIDTRQETDLGLTSASAHTKESYTLARANAYIKEHRHQVDPTYRMAYHLMPEVGWMNDPNGFIYFGGMYHMFYQHYPYEPVWGPMHWGHAVSRDLVTWSYLPVALAPDQSYDSGGCFSGSAIVQDGKLVLMYTGHVVTGPDKDNDYLQTQNIAVSENGIDFVKSAMNPVIRLDQIPEHTSPKDFRDPKVFERNGVYYCVLGSNDAAGKGVILLYRSVDLLDWSYVNIMAQSDGTLGDNWECPDLFTLDGRDVLIMSPQRMPAQGDNYRNLHSTVYMMGTLDEDQGVLKYEEYVPLDRGFDFYAPQTMEDAQGRRIMVAWMDTWETEIPTQKSHAWAGAMTLPRQLIRRGDRLIFQPLPELIQYRSDGNEQYGIQLNGDEHDLDLGISGDRYEMYAVFEAEQARQFGLKLRTGEDEETVISYDVQQRRLCLNRERAGQGPGGERAATVELLDGKLELHIFMDVSSIEVFIQQGEQVMTGRIYPGPNSTGIKAFASGTCTLTELRKWDIRIPR, encoded by the coding sequence ATGAACCAGGAACGATACGAGAAACAGGAAATAGACACAAGGCAAGAGACAGACCTTGGACTGACGAGTGCTTCGGCTCACACGAAGGAGAGTTATACACTCGCCCGGGCCAACGCATATATCAAGGAACATCGGCACCAGGTTGATCCAACCTATCGAATGGCCTATCATTTGATGCCAGAAGTGGGCTGGATGAATGATCCCAACGGCTTCATATACTTCGGTGGGATGTATCATATGTTCTATCAGCATTATCCCTACGAACCGGTATGGGGGCCGATGCACTGGGGCCATGCGGTGAGCCGTGATTTGGTTACGTGGTCTTATCTACCTGTTGCACTGGCACCCGATCAGAGCTACGACAGTGGAGGCTGTTTCTCTGGAAGTGCAATCGTGCAGGATGGCAAGTTGGTGCTGATGTACACGGGGCATGTGGTGACTGGACCCGACAAGGATAACGATTACTTGCAGACACAGAATATCGCTGTCTCGGAGAATGGAATTGATTTTGTCAAAAGCGCAATGAATCCGGTCATTCGGCTGGATCAAATCCCAGAGCATACCAGTCCGAAGGACTTCCGTGATCCGAAAGTGTTTGAACGAAACGGTGTGTACTATTGCGTCCTTGGATCGAATGATGCTGCGGGCAAAGGTGTCATTCTGTTATACCGTTCAGTGGACTTGCTGGATTGGAGTTATGTTAACATTATGGCCCAGAGTGACGGGACGCTTGGCGACAATTGGGAATGTCCCGATCTGTTCACACTGGATGGCCGAGATGTGCTGATCATGTCTCCGCAGCGTATGCCTGCTCAGGGAGATAACTATCGCAACTTGCATTCAACCGTTTATATGATGGGAACGCTGGATGAAGACCAAGGTGTACTGAAATACGAGGAGTACGTTCCGCTGGACCGTGGCTTCGACTTTTACGCACCTCAGACGATGGAGGATGCACAGGGACGACGAATCATGGTGGCTTGGATGGATACGTGGGAAACGGAAATTCCGACACAAAAGTCTCATGCCTGGGCTGGAGCGATGACTCTGCCGAGACAGCTAATTCGTAGAGGAGACCGATTGATATTCCAGCCGCTTCCCGAACTTATACAGTACAGGTCTGATGGCAACGAACAGTACGGTATACAACTAAATGGTGATGAACATGATCTTGATCTTGGAATCAGCGGAGACCGTTACGAAATGTATGCTGTATTCGAAGCGGAACAGGCACGACAATTCGGATTGAAGCTGCGCACGGGTGAGGATGAAGAAACCGTGATTTCCTATGATGTGCAGCAGCGTCGTCTATGCTTAAATCGCGAGCGAGCCGGACAAGGGCCGGGGGGAGAACGTGCTGCGACCGTGGAACTGCTTGACGGGAAACTGGAGCTTCATATTTTTATGGATGTCAGCTCCATTGAGGTGTTCATTCAGCAGGGAGAGCAGGTAATGACAGGACGGATATATCCTGGGCCGAACTCAACAGGTATTAAGGCTTTCGCGTCCGGAACGTGTACATTGACCGAACTTCGCAAATGGGATATACGAATTCCTCGATAA
- a CDS encoding carbohydrate ABC transporter permease: MAGQSRILNWIKFSALIVVMILFVFPFVLLIVNSFKANQAITSDPLGLPSSFQFDNYVNAFDKMGYVSAFSNSLLITIAGVLLIALFAAMTAHYFVRHNSKVNQYLFFLMVAAMIIPFQAIMIPLVKIYGSLSLLDNKWSLIYMYIGFGSPLAVFIYHGFIKSIPLELEEAALMDGCGRVQTFFRIVLPVLLPTTVTISVLNVLWIWNDFLLPSLVLTSSEQRTLPLSTFYFYGTYTVDYGPLMAGLVLTLLPVLTVYLFAQKYIIQGVMQGAIK, from the coding sequence ATGGCTGGACAATCGCGGATTCTTAACTGGATCAAGTTTAGTGCATTAATCGTTGTAATGATTTTGTTTGTATTTCCGTTTGTACTTCTCATCGTCAATTCGTTCAAGGCTAACCAGGCAATTACTTCCGATCCGCTAGGGTTACCAAGCTCCTTTCAATTCGATAATTATGTCAATGCGTTTGACAAAATGGGATATGTATCCGCCTTCAGCAATTCGTTGCTCATAACCATTGCAGGTGTATTACTGATTGCTCTTTTTGCGGCGATGACAGCCCATTACTTTGTTCGTCACAATAGCAAGGTGAACCAGTATCTCTTTTTCCTGATGGTAGCTGCGATGATTATTCCGTTTCAGGCTATTATGATTCCGCTGGTTAAAATATACGGCTCGCTCAGCCTGCTGGATAACAAGTGGTCGCTGATCTACATGTATATTGGCTTTGGCAGTCCGCTCGCCGTATTTATCTATCATGGCTTTATCAAAAGTATTCCCCTGGAGCTTGAAGAGGCGGCTCTAATGGATGGCTGCGGCAGAGTGCAAACCTTTTTTCGAATCGTACTGCCGGTGTTACTGCCAACAACCGTAACGATTAGCGTGCTGAATGTATTGTGGATATGGAATGATTTTCTGCTGCCATCCCTGGTGCTGACATCATCCGAGCAGCGTACGCTGCCGCTGTCCACGTTTTATTTTTATGGGACATACACAGTTGATTACGGTCCATTGATGGCTGGTCTGGTCTTGACCTTGCTGCCAGTACTGACCGTGTATCTGTTTGCGCAGAAGTACATTATTCAGGGGGTCATGCAAGGGGCTATCAAATAA